One window from the genome of Cucumis melo cultivar AY chromosome 12, USDA_Cmelo_AY_1.0, whole genome shotgun sequence encodes:
- the LOC103485579 gene encoding uncharacterized protein LOC103485579 encodes MEIPKLNPSSHREVNPLEETRNSQKISVCSQPNGVHYSTNSDSFVIDMNGFSSNGGTKESTTNPRITLQRNSSRKGSQRGGDKMIANNSAPIDRDSSSPTVAVGATMAEKAAGSAVAVAVGSQQDHLGVPQVHHQITITTGSTAAPVERPILRRNSFRRPPSYWMLDPKKVLLLFATVSCIGSMVLIYFTLAIGKPNAEQRGFD; translated from the exons ATGGAAATTCCCAAATTG AATCCGTCTTCTCATCGGGAAGTTAATCCATTGGAAGAAACGAGAAATTCCCAGAAAATTTCGGTTTGTAGTCAACCAAACGGTGTGCATTACTCCACCAATTCCGATAGCTTCGTCATCGATATGAATGGCTTCTCCTCCAATGGCGGAACTAAAGAATCCACCACTAATCCCAGAATTACA cTGCAGAGAAATTCATCGAGAAAAGGGTCTCAGCGTGGCGGCGACAAGATGATTGCTAACAATTCCGCTCCTATAGATAGAGATTCATCATCTCCAACAG TTGCAGTTGGAGCTACCATGGCGGAAAAGGCAGCCGGGTCAGCGGTGGCAGTGGCAGTAGGGTCTCAACAAGACCATTTAGGAGTTCCACAAGTTCATCATCAGATCACTATAACCACCGGCAGCACGGCAGCGCCAGTTGAACGACCCATTCTTAGAAGAAACAGTTTCAGAAGGCCTCCATCTTATTGGATGTTGGATCCTAAGAAAGTTCTTCTCTTGTTTGCCACTGT GTCATGTATAGGAAGTATGGTGCTGATATACTTCACATTAGCTATCGGGAAACCCAACGCCGAGCAACGGGGGTTTGATTAA
- the LOC103485569 gene encoding probable pyruvate, phosphate dikinase regulatory protein, chloroplastic, with the protein MASSTFSWSKIPHTPSYQNPKSATIQPSFSISLINNQSSSDSGSQVRKPKGSPQLNRWSRARALRSGHKLERHSNRAAQAVELRSPDSPTDRALPEPASKGRDGDDDVEKTVGKSIYMVSDGTGWTVEHSVTAALGQFTHCLVDRVCPVSTHLFSGIDDVERLREIVKQAAKEGAMVVYTLADPFMAESAKQACKVWGIQSTDILGPLTEGVASHLGVSPSGLPRGAFGNNIPLTDEYFRRIEAIEFTIKQDDGALPQNLNKADIVLAGVSRTGKTPLSIYLAQKGYKVANVPIVMGIKLPKNLFEADPENVFGLTINPIVLQTIRRARAKSLGFSDEMRSTYSEMEFVREELDYAGKVFAQNPTWPVIEVTGKAIEETAAVILRLYHDRKHKCSMPRISKRY; encoded by the exons ATGGCTTCTTCCACCTTCAGCTGGTCCAAAATCCCTCACACACCCAGTTACCAAAACCCCAAATCTGCGACCATCCAACCTTCCTTCTCTATTTCTCTCATCAACAACCAATCCTCCTCCGATTCTGGTTCACAGGTCCGCAAACCAAAGGGCAGCCCTCAATTGAATCGCTGGTCTAGGGCTCGCGCTTTGCGATCGGGGCACAAATTGGAGCGCCACAGCAATCGGGCTGCTCAGGCCGTCGAGCTGCGATCTCCCGATTCGCCCACTGACAGAGCCCTACCGGAGCCCGCCTCTAAAGGAAGGGATGGCGACGATGATGTGGAGAAGACTGTTGGGAAGTCTATTTACATGGTGTCTGATGGCACTGGATGGACGGTGGAGCACTCCGTCACCGCCGCCTTGGGTCAATTCACTCATTGTTTAGTCGACCGTGTTTGCCCTGTTAGCACCCATTTGTTCTCTGGG ATTGATGATGTAGAGCGATTACGGGAGATAGTAAAACAAGCAGCCAAAGAGGGTGCTATGGTTGTTTATACTTTAGCTGATCCATTCATGGCTGAATCTGCAAAACAAGCTTGCAAAGTGTGGGGCATTCAATCCACTGACATATTGGGGCCACTAACAGAAGGTGTTGCATCTCATCTAGGCGTCTCACCGTCCGGTCTTCCTCGGGGGGCTTTTGGCAATAATATCCCACTGACTGATGAGTACTTTCGTCGGATAGAAGCTATTGAGTTCACAATCAAACAAGATGATGGTGCATTGCCTCAAAACTTGAACAAAGCCGATATTGTTCTTGCTGGTGTATCTCGAACAGGGAAAACGCCATTGTCGATTTATCTTGCACAAAAAGGTTACAAAGTGGCTAATGTGCCGATCGTAATGGGAATCAAACTCCCGAAGAACCTGTTCGAAGCAGACCCTGAAAATGTGTTTGGTCTGACTATAAATCCAATTGTGTTGCAAACAATAAGAAGAGCAAGAGCAAAGAGTTTGGGATTTAGTGATGAAATGAGAAGTACCTATTCAGAAATGGAATTTGTTAGAGAGGAGCTGGATTATGCTGGAAAGGTTTTTGCTCAAAACCCCACATGGCCTGTGATAG AGGTGACAGGGAAGGCCATAGAAGAAACTGCTGCTGTCATATTGAGGCTTTACCATGATAGAAAACACAAGTGTTCAATGCCAAGAATATCAAAGCGCTACTAG
- the LOC103485556 gene encoding gibberellin 2-beta-dioxygenase 8 isoform X2, translated as MTHILKQSSANVAMDPPFHEAYKTLLAETAAEAKGTSDVVTVEEWDLPVVDLGRLTGGKVEEEEECKNDIIRASKEWGFFQVVNHGISNQLLAKMRAKQIELFKQPFERKSKEDQFSNFSAGSYRWGTPSATSITQLSWSEAFHVSLSDILGSNYGSDDDLRSTMEEYAGKVSRLAQKLAEILGENLGRSSKFFIENCVPSTCYLRMNRYPPCPVQGQIFGLMPHTDSDFLTILHQDQVGGLELVKDGKWIAVKPNPQALIVNIGDLFQVWSNDEYKSVEHRVVTNSRKERYSIAYFLCPWSETVIKSKSEPGVYRRFSFREFRNQVQEDVRKYGYKIGLPRFVL; from the exons ATGACGCACATTCTAAAGCAA TCGTCTGCAAACGTGGCCATGGACCCACCGTTTCACGAGGCTTACAAGACCCTCTTGGCCGAAACGGCGGCGGAGGCAAAGGGAACGAGCGACGTCGTGACGGTGGAGGAATGGGATCTTCCGGTGGTTGATTTGGGGCGTTTGACGGGGGGGAAAGTGGAAGAGGAGGAAGAATGCAAAAATGACATAATTAGAGCTTCTAAGGAATGGGGTTTCTTTCAAGTTGTGAATCATGGGATTTCAAATCAGCTTTTGGCCAAAATGAGAGCCAAACAAATCGAGCTTTTCAAGCAGCCGTTTGAGCGTAAAAGTAAAGAAGATCAATTTTCGAATTTCTCCGCCGGAAGTTACCGTTGGGGAACCCCCTCCGCCACTTCTATTACACAACTTTCTTGGTCGGAAGCTTTTCATGTTTCTCTATCTGATATTCTTGGATCCAATTACGGCTCCGATGATGATCTCAG GTCAACAATGGAAGAATATGCGGGAAAGGTTTCAAGGTTAGCACAAAAGCTAGCAGAGATATTGGGAGAGAATTTGGGTAGAAGCTCAAAATTCTTCATAGAAAATTGCGTGCCCAGCACGTGCTATCTCCGGATGAACCGGTACCCGCCATGTCCTGTTCAGGGTCAAATATTCGGTCTGATGCCACACACCGACAGCGATTTTCTCACCATTCTTCACCAAGATCAAGTCGGCGGCTTGGAGTTGGTCAAAGATGGGAAATGGATCGCCGTTAAACCCAATCCCCAGGCTCTTATCGTCAACATAGGGGACTTATTTCAG GTTTGGAGCAACGATGAGTACAAAAGTGTAGAGCATAGAGTTGTGACGAACTCGAGGAAGGAGAGATATTCAATAGCGTATTTCTTGTGTCCATGGAGTGAGACGGTAATAAAAAGCAAGAGTGAGCCGGGGGTTTATAGGAGGTTTAGTTTTAGGGAATTCAGGAATCAAGTTCAAGAAGATGTTCGTAAGTATGGATACAAGATTGGTTTGCCTAGGTTTGTCTTATGA
- the LOC103485556 gene encoding gibberellin 2-beta-dioxygenase 8 isoform X1, producing the protein MKTVKMFVPKPSLQYTLYKSKEHKPKTNKKRKNKNIKKRSSANVAMDPPFHEAYKTLLAETAAEAKGTSDVVTVEEWDLPVVDLGRLTGGKVEEEEECKNDIIRASKEWGFFQVVNHGISNQLLAKMRAKQIELFKQPFERKSKEDQFSNFSAGSYRWGTPSATSITQLSWSEAFHVSLSDILGSNYGSDDDLRSTMEEYAGKVSRLAQKLAEILGENLGRSSKFFIENCVPSTCYLRMNRYPPCPVQGQIFGLMPHTDSDFLTILHQDQVGGLELVKDGKWIAVKPNPQALIVNIGDLFQVWSNDEYKSVEHRVVTNSRKERYSIAYFLCPWSETVIKSKSEPGVYRRFSFREFRNQVQEDVRKYGYKIGLPRFVL; encoded by the exons ATGAAGACGGTGAAAATGTTTGTGCCTAAGCCTAGCCTACAATACACACTATATAAATCTAAAGAACATAAACCAAAGACaaacaagaaaaggaaaaacaagaacataaagaaaagg TCGTCTGCAAACGTGGCCATGGACCCACCGTTTCACGAGGCTTACAAGACCCTCTTGGCCGAAACGGCGGCGGAGGCAAAGGGAACGAGCGACGTCGTGACGGTGGAGGAATGGGATCTTCCGGTGGTTGATTTGGGGCGTTTGACGGGGGGGAAAGTGGAAGAGGAGGAAGAATGCAAAAATGACATAATTAGAGCTTCTAAGGAATGGGGTTTCTTTCAAGTTGTGAATCATGGGATTTCAAATCAGCTTTTGGCCAAAATGAGAGCCAAACAAATCGAGCTTTTCAAGCAGCCGTTTGAGCGTAAAAGTAAAGAAGATCAATTTTCGAATTTCTCCGCCGGAAGTTACCGTTGGGGAACCCCCTCCGCCACTTCTATTACACAACTTTCTTGGTCGGAAGCTTTTCATGTTTCTCTATCTGATATTCTTGGATCCAATTACGGCTCCGATGATGATCTCAG GTCAACAATGGAAGAATATGCGGGAAAGGTTTCAAGGTTAGCACAAAAGCTAGCAGAGATATTGGGAGAGAATTTGGGTAGAAGCTCAAAATTCTTCATAGAAAATTGCGTGCCCAGCACGTGCTATCTCCGGATGAACCGGTACCCGCCATGTCCTGTTCAGGGTCAAATATTCGGTCTGATGCCACACACCGACAGCGATTTTCTCACCATTCTTCACCAAGATCAAGTCGGCGGCTTGGAGTTGGTCAAAGATGGGAAATGGATCGCCGTTAAACCCAATCCCCAGGCTCTTATCGTCAACATAGGGGACTTATTTCAG GTTTGGAGCAACGATGAGTACAAAAGTGTAGAGCATAGAGTTGTGACGAACTCGAGGAAGGAGAGATATTCAATAGCGTATTTCTTGTGTCCATGGAGTGAGACGGTAATAAAAAGCAAGAGTGAGCCGGGGGTTTATAGGAGGTTTAGTTTTAGGGAATTCAGGAATCAAGTTCAAGAAGATGTTCGTAAGTATGGATACAAGATTGGTTTGCCTAGGTTTGTCTTATGA
- the LOC103485549 gene encoding chaperone protein dnaJ 50: protein MAPPPTTRWRAIVSITLMLLLISPSMAIYCDEDDCYDLLGVSQSATQSEIKKAYYKLSLKFHPDKNPDPESKKQFVKIANAYEILKDESTREQYDYAIAHPEEVFYNTARYYHAYYGHKTDARAVLVGLLLIMSAFQYLNQWTRYHQAIDMVKKTPAYKNRLRALELERSGGATNKKKGHKLDKKVDEDLSNELELQIKGAEKPSIWELLGVRFILLPYTIGKLLLWNSCWFWRYKVKKTPYSWEDASYLTQRSLRVPVEAWKNTDESTKEDLIRRCLWKKPNLENYLSEIRKESKRRR, encoded by the exons ATGGCGCCACCGCCAACCACACGGTGGCGCGCAATCGTATCCATCACTCTGATGTTGCTCTTGATCTCACCCTCCATGGCTATCTACTGCGACGAAGACGATTGCTACGATCTCCTCGG TGTATCGCAGAGTGCAACACAATCAGAGATCAAGAAAGCTTACTACAAACTGTccttgaaatt CCATCCAGATAAGAACCCGGATCCGGAATCAAAGAAGCAATTTGTTAAGATCGCCAATGCTTATGAG ATTTTGAAAGATGAATCCACCAGAGAGCAATATGATTATGCAATTGCTCATCCGGAAGAG GTATTTTACAACACAGCTCGATATTATCATGCATATTATGGTCACAAGACG GATGCTCGTGCTGTGCTGGTTGGCCTTCTCCTGATTATGTCTGCATTTCAATATCTGAATCAGTGGACAAGATACCATCAG GCTATTGACATGGTCAAGAAAACCCCTGCTTACAAAAATAGATTACGGGCTCTTGAACTTGAACGAAGTGGAGGAGCAACGAACAAGAAGAAAGGTCACAAGCTGGATAA AAAAGTGGATGAAGATCTTAGTAACGAACTGGAATTGCAAATAAAAGGAGCTGAGAAGCCGTCTATATGGGAACTGCTAGGTGTTCGTTTTATTCTTCTACCTTACACTATTGGCAAG TTATTATTGTGGAATAGTTGTTGGTTTTGGAGATACAAGGTCAAAAAAACACCTTACTCTTGGGAAGATGCCTCCTACTTGACGCAAAGATCTCTTAGAGTCCCTGTTGAGGCATGGAAAAACACCG ATGAATCAACAAAGGAAGACCTTATTAGGAGATGTTTATGGAAGAAACCCAACTTGGAGAACTACCTGTCTGAAATACGAAAAGAATCGAAACGCCGGAGATAG